From the Chryseobacterium sp. G0201 genome, the window AAAAAAACATACTCAAAACCCAAGCAGAAGAAATAGAATTTATGAAGCGAAAGCTTAAAGAATTTGAAAATAAGTAAAAAAAAACATATTCATTATTATTTAAAATCATTACAATGAAAAATATAATCTTATCCATCATAACAATTACAACAATTGCAGGTGCTACAATTTCCTGCAACCAATCATCAAATAAAAACACGGAAGCAAAAGCGATTGATACTATCGCTACAGCAGAAAAACTATCCATAGAAAACCCAATGCGCAATGATTCAATGAGTGCATCTGCAATGGATACCACAGTAAAAAAAATTGAAAATCAAGAGGTAAAAGACCAGGTTCAAAACTTCTCTATCGCACCTATAGTGAAAGATTATTTGGCTTTAAAAAATGCACTTGTAGCAGATAATGACAGAGCAGCAGCCAATGCAGGTAAGCAATTATTGACGACATTTAAAAACGTAGATATGAAATCCATTCCTGCCGACAAGCACAGTAAATATATGGACATTGCTGACGATGCCAAAGAACATGCAGAACATATTGGTGCCAACGCCGGAAAGATAGACCATCAAAGAGAGCATTTGGCAATGTTGAGTAAGGATGTTTCAGACCTTATCGTATTGTTTGGCTCTACTCAGAAATTGTATCAAGACTATTGCCCAATGTATAATGATGGTAAAGGTGCTATTTGGATTAGCGAAGCCAAGGCAATCAAAAATCCTTACTATGGTAGCCAAATGCTTACCTGCGGTTCAGTGAAAAAGGAATTATAAATGAAAAAAGTTTTAAAGATAATTCTGGTAACTATGCTGATTATTTTTATTGCTATTCAATTTTATCAGCCTGCTCTCAATATAAATAAGGGGCAGGTTTATACAACCGATTTTACCCAAGTCTATAAAATGCCTGTTGAAGTTAAAGCGATATTTCAAACCTCTTGCTACGATTGTCACAGCAACAATACCAAAAATACGTGGTATTCTAATATTCAACCCATGGCTTTGCTGATGAAAAGACATATTGATAACGGTAAAGAAAAATTAAACTTTAATGGGTTTGGCAATTTAGGTAGGCGAAGGCAAATAAGTAAATTGGAAGGAATAGCAAACCAAATTAAAAACGATGAAATGCCATTAGCTTCTTATAAAATAATGCACAGCAATGCGAAGCTTTCAAAGGAGCGAAAAAAAATCATCATAGATTGGATTAACAAAACAGCCGACAGCCTTTCGACCGTAAATTAAAAATAATGCGTAAAATATAATGCAGAAAACTACGCAAGGTTGCCATAAATGCAATTTTTTTTAAATTAATAAAATTAATAAATGAAAAAGATAACACTAATACTATTCATCCTTTCTACATTTTCCTTTGTACAAGCACAGGATATGAAAGGTATGGATATGAGTAAAAAAGAAAAGGCTCAGCACACAACTTATACTTGCTCAATGCATCCCGAAATCCACGCCACAAAACCAGGCAACTGCCCAAGGTGTGGCATGAAATTGATAAAAGAAAAGACTAAAACAGTAAAACAATCATCGAACGAAAAGAACGATGAAATGCAGATGCCCCCAAAAGAGCAGCCAAAAAAGGTAGACAAAATGAACAATATGTCTATGCAAAAAGAAAAGCATCAAACCGTAAAAAGAATTGTAAATACAAAACCCCCAAAAACAGTTCGATACGAATTGTATGTAAAAGATACGCTTGTAAACTATGCAGGTAAAGAAAAAAGAGCCATTGCTGTAAATGGGCAAATACCGATGCCAACCCTAACTTTTACTGAAGGAGATACAGCCGAAATTGTAGTACATAATCAATTAAAAGAAAGTACATCGTTGCATTGGCATGGCGTTTTTTTACCCAATAAGGAAGATGGAGTGCCTTGGCTTACACAAAAACCCATTCCAGCAGGTTCAACTTACACCTATCGTTTCCCAATTATCCAGCACGGAACACACTGGTATCACTCTCATTCGGGTTTGCAGGAGCAGATTGGAATGTATGGCAGTTTTGTAATGAAAAAGCGTGAGGATGATAAAACTTTTAGAGAAGGAATTGATGATTTGCCCACCGTACCAATGATTTTAAGTGAGTGGACAAACTTAGACCCTGATAATATTAATCGTATGTTACATAATGCAAATGATTGGGCAGCTATCAAGAAAAATGCAACCCAGTCTTACGTTGAAGCCATTAAGGAAGGTCATTTCAAAACAAAAGTGACCAACGAGTGGAAACGCATTTTAGCAATGGACGTTAGCGATGTCTATTATGACAAAATTTTAATCAACGGAAATAATACTACAGATTTAAAAAAAGTTGATGGTAAAACACTAAAAGCAGGCGATAAAGTACGGTTGCGAATATCAAATGGTGGAGCATCCTCTTACTTTTGGTTGCGTTATGCAGGTGGTAAAATTACTGTAGTAGCCAATGATGGTAACGATGTAGAGCCAGTAGAGGTAGATAGATTAATCATTGCAGTTTCCGAAACTTATGATATAGTAGTAACAATTCCTAACGATGGAGTTGCCTATGAGTTTCTAGCCACTACAGAAGACCGAACACAATCTGCAAGCTATTTTGTAGGCAACGGCATCAAACAGCTTATTTCTCCGCTTCCTCGCCTTAAATATTTTGAGGGGATGAAAATGATGAATGATATGATGAAAATGAATGGGGATTTGGACGATATGGGAATGAAAATGAGCCTGAACCAAATGGATATGAATGTAGTGATGTATCCTGAAATTACTGGAGATGCGAAGCAAAAGCAAGACCACAGCCAACACAATATGAGGATGGATAACGACCCTAATCGTTATAATGCAAATGCTTTGGGAGAAATCAAAACGCTGAATTATGCAATGCTACAATCTCCTTCCAATACGGAACTTCCTAAAGATGCTCCAGTAAAAGAATTGAAATTTACCCTTACCGGAAATATGAACCGTTATGTGTGGAGCATGGATAATAAAATACTTTCAGAAGTTGATAAAATACCTGTGAAAAAAGGAGAAATTCTACGAATTACCATTTATAATAACTCAATGATGCGCCACCCGATGCACCTTCACGGTTTTGATTTTAGAGTAATTAATGGTAAAGGTGAAAAATCTCCCCTAAAAAATGTGTTGGACATAATGCCAATGGAAACTGATACCATAGAGTTTTTAGCAAATGAAGAAGGAGATTGGTTTTTCCACTGTCATATCCTATATCATATGATGTCGGGAATGAACAGGGTATTTGCTGTTGACGATTATCAAAATCCGAATTTACCTGACAAAAAACAAGCATATAATATGTTGCAAAGAGAAAGCAATATGCCACACTTTATGGTACAGAATGATTTTGCTACCAATGGAAATGATGGTGATGCGATGCTTCAAAACGCAAGATGGAGTTTAGGTACAGAATGGCGATTAGGTTATAATGATATGCACGGTTATGAGGTAGAAACTCACTTAGGAAGGTATATTGGAAAAATGCAATGGTTTATGCCATTTATAGGTTTTGATTGGAGGTATCGTAAAATGGGTATGGATGAACACGAAACCAATTTATTCGGACAGAAAAACGAAAAAGATACACGTAGAGCATTTAGTTTAGGTTTTATGTACACCTTACCAATGTTGGTTAATTTGCAAGCAGAAGTATATCATGATGGCATAGTTCGCCTTTCTCTAATGCGTGAAGACATTCCCATTACAAAAAGATTGAGGGCAGGTTTTATGGTCAACACCGATATGGAATATATGACAGAGCTAAAATATATTATCAATAAAAATGTGGGTATCCGTACACATTATGATAGTGATATGGGATTTGGTGTTGGATTATCTATTAATTATTAAAATGTTAAATCAAATGCTAAAAATCATTATTTTTCATTGTATAAACTGCGATGTATCTATTTGAAATAGTATCAAGTTTTAAGCTGAGTAAATGGAGCTTCCTTTATTGACAAATGCAAGATTATAGCATTATTTATTCATTTTATCACTGTGCTATTCAAGCTTCTCAATATCATTAAAGTTCAATTTTTAATATTTGATTAAAGCAGATACGGGTGTGAAATGCTCCAATGAAAAACAAGATGGGGGAGAATAATGTCCACTGATGTTTAGACTTTAATCGCTAGATCGTCTTTGATACAAATTGAAAATTTGTATCAAAGACGATCTAGCTTTTTTTCAAAAAGGATGAAAACTTGAAACTCATTTTTTTCTAAATTGATAAAAAATATAATTCAAATTTAATTAATTTTTGTTGCGAATAAATTTCGAATACCTATTCTTGAGTAGTTTTAATACTTTATTTCGACTCAGAATTTTTAATAAAAATAAATAAGATTGAGTTATTGTTATTTTTATTAGAATTTCTTCTCATACTGGGGGAAATCAGTTAGATACATAATAGGATTATTTGACAAATGAGTTGAGCTGTAATCATAGTATTCCATCAGGCAGAAAAATTATAACTGCAAGAGAACTGGACATATACGATTATTATCACATAGGGATTCTATATTTTCTATATTACTATAAATAAAAACTGCCAAAAAAATAGTCTAACATTTTGTGGCAGTTCGTTTAAAACTTTTATTTAAAATCAAACTAATCTTCTGTATTCTTCAGAGCCATTAACAAGTTATAGGCACCTTTTGTTACAAACCGTTTACCTCCAAGGTCCTTCTGTAATATTTCGGTATAATTGTTTTCAGAGGTTCCGGTTTTAACTTCTCTCATCTCAAACCTATTTTTGCCTTTGACCTCAAAAATGTAATATTTATTTTCAAACCGTACAATGGCATCATTTGGTAACGCAGAGGCGTTGCTTGCTTCGGTTTCGATATCAGCATTCATATACATCCCCGGGATAAGCCCTTTGTCGTAATTATCAAAATGACAATGAACTTCAACGGTATTATCAGTAGAAACATTTTTACTGATCAAGATGATTTTTGTACTGTATTTTTTATCAGGATCCGTATTGGTATATGCCAGTACAGTTTGCCCTACTGAAAGTTGGTCTATATCCTTTTCATAAACATCAAGTGCCAAGTGGATATCGGTAGGATTTACCAGCTCAAATAAAACTTCAGTAGGATTGACATATTTTCCAATATTCACATTGACAGCCGAAACAAAACCGTTAATTGGAGAATATATATTGATGCTTTTTGTAATGTTATTCGCTGTCAAACCGTTTGGGTTAATACCAATCAATCTTAGTTTCTGCTCTAATGCCTTTACCAGAACATTTTGCATCTGATAATTGGATCTAGTCTGCTCATACACTTTATCACTTGTTGCCTTGCTTACATTCAACTGTTTTTGTCTGTTGTATTCGCTATTATTATAGGAGTACTGGGCTTTGGCTACAAGATAATCCTGTTGGATCTGGATATACTGAGGGTCTTCGATCACTGCTATTACCTGTCCTTTGGAGACCTGCATTCCCGGTAGAAGTCGTGTGTATTTCAGGTATCCTCCCAAAGGCACGCTTACCGAAACTTTATTTTGCGGTGGTACATCGATCTTCCCGTTAACTTTTAATTTTGAAGAAATGTTTTGATTTCCAATGGTCCCAACTTCAATACCTGCATTCTTATATTGTGCATCCGTAAGAGTAACCATATTATTTTCCGTTTTTACCGCCACATCTTCTTTCTGTTCTTCTTCTTTTTTACCTGTACAAGAATTTAGAAGGAGTGCTGTGCATATGATGAGCATTAATCTGTTCATAATGAATTGTTTGATTTTGAATTAATTTTAAATGATGGTTTGAAAACCACAATTGCAATGATGGCGAAGACTATGGTCAATATTCCTCCGTATAAAAATTCTTTCTGAGGAAAATTTGCACCTAGAAATCCTGCGATAGGATAAGCAATAGCCCACCAAAGATGTGAAAACGCAAAGTGAGACCCGTAAACCTTGCCTTGATTTTCATGGGAAATATTTTCAGCAATGAGCGTTTCTGATGGCATCTCTGCAAGGCTTTGTCCCAAACCTGCAAAAATCCACAAGACAATCAGGACATTGAATGATGTCCAGTTTGCAAAGCTTACTGCCAGCCCTAATAGAAATACACCTGCAATTAGAGATAAAGCCCTGGTTTTCGAGCGGTCAAAACTTCCTGCAATAAATGCAGAAATAGAAGCACCGACCCCAAAACCAGCCATCACCCATCCATAGTACTTATCTTCCAGAAGGAGCGATGATTTCACATATCCGATCGTATTGACCAATATCATTGCTCCTGCAAGCGACGATACAAATTCGATGCTTAGGGCGAAACGTAAGATCTTATTTCCAAATAGTAACCTTATGCCCTTCCAGACATTTCCCCAGGTATTTGAATTTTCAGACCCGCCGGTAACACCCTTCTGTAATGCAGATGCAGGAATTGAAAGAATGAATACTGCTGCAATGATAAAGGTGATGCCATCTACAATGAAAATATCCCGTGCTCCAAGCCAGGTCGCAACAACACCAGCCAATGCAGGACCTAAGATCCCCAATAATTGATAGGTTGCAGTGGAAAGACCAACGGCCTCACGGTAATATTTACCATCAACAACCTGAGGAATGACTGTTCGGTAGGTCGGGGTAAAGAATGCGTTGAATACATTCAGAAAAAATACCAATACGTAGATCTGCCATTCCTGCGTTATAAAAGGCGGGCAGCAGACGATTCCCATCCTGATAAAATGGGTAACATATAATATTTTTTTTCGTGATATCCTATCCGCTAATACACCTGCAAAAGGAGAAAAAATGATAAATGCCGTTACCCTTAACGTCAGCGCGCTTGCCAATATGATAGCAGAACGTTCTTTCCCGAATTGATAAGCCAGTAGAGCCAGCCCCACCCATGTGAAAGCATCTCCGATAAGACTTATCGTCTGTGCCATATATAGTTTTGCAAAAGTCTTGTTTTTCAGTGCCATAAAAGGCTCTGTTAACTTTTGAACAAAGGTTCTTTTATCTTTATTTTCCATTGTTGTTGAATTTTGGATCGTAAGAATTAATTTCGATCAGACTGTTGTTGCGGTTTTTTAATGCCTCGATATACTGGTTCTGAATTTCGATAGCCTGATTGGTCAGGATCACCCATTGAAGATAGTCGATATCGCCGCCTAAAAATTGTTTCTTCGCAGTAGAATTGATGGTAGCTACATGTTTTAGTCCTGTATTCTGGTAATAATCTACAACTTCATTATACTTTTGGAAGTCGATAAAAGAAGATTGATAATTGATCTCGAAATTCTTGAGGTTGTATTCATACTCCGTTGCAGCAACAAGCTGGTTCGCTTCTGATGCTTTAATTTTCGCTTTCTGTCCTCCGTTGAATATCGGAATACCTACACCAATTACCACTGATTGAAAACGTGGTGTGCTGTTATATTCTTTATTGTCGGCTCCCATTCCTTTCATTCCCATAATATTATATCCTAAGGAAAGGCTTGGCAATAATTTACTTTTTTCTACTTCTGTTTCGGCAACCAAAATATCTTTTTTCTGCTTTAAATATTGAAGATAGGGATGTTCTGCAATGGCAATATTATCAAGAGCTGTCTGCTGTAATAAAGTATTGTCGCTAACATCAGGACTGTAAAGAACTTCCGTATTCAATAATAACTGGAATTGAAGCTGGGAAATTTCCAAATCTCTTTCGAGTTGTTTTAACTGAACTGCAATCTGACCACGCTGATTTTCAGCGGTTGTCTGTTCAAGAACATTACTTTCACCAACTTTAAAACGGAGATTGGCCTT encodes:
- a CDS encoding DUF3347 domain-containing protein, producing MKNIILSIITITTIAGATISCNQSSNKNTEAKAIDTIATAEKLSIENPMRNDSMSASAMDTTVKKIENQEVKDQVQNFSIAPIVKDYLALKNALVADNDRAAANAGKQLLTTFKNVDMKSIPADKHSKYMDIADDAKEHAEHIGANAGKIDHQREHLAMLSKDVSDLIVLFGSTQKLYQDYCPMYNDGKGAIWISEAKAIKNPYYGSQMLTCGSVKKEL
- a CDS encoding heme-binding domain-containing protein, whose translation is MKKVLKIILVTMLIIFIAIQFYQPALNINKGQVYTTDFTQVYKMPVEVKAIFQTSCYDCHSNNTKNTWYSNIQPMALLMKRHIDNGKEKLNFNGFGNLGRRRQISKLEGIANQIKNDEMPLASYKIMHSNAKLSKERKKIIIDWINKTADSLSTVN
- a CDS encoding multicopper oxidase domain-containing protein — translated: MKKITLILFILSTFSFVQAQDMKGMDMSKKEKAQHTTYTCSMHPEIHATKPGNCPRCGMKLIKEKTKTVKQSSNEKNDEMQMPPKEQPKKVDKMNNMSMQKEKHQTVKRIVNTKPPKTVRYELYVKDTLVNYAGKEKRAIAVNGQIPMPTLTFTEGDTAEIVVHNQLKESTSLHWHGVFLPNKEDGVPWLTQKPIPAGSTYTYRFPIIQHGTHWYHSHSGLQEQIGMYGSFVMKKREDDKTFREGIDDLPTVPMILSEWTNLDPDNINRMLHNANDWAAIKKNATQSYVEAIKEGHFKTKVTNEWKRILAMDVSDVYYDKILINGNNTTDLKKVDGKTLKAGDKVRLRISNGGASSYFWLRYAGGKITVVANDGNDVEPVEVDRLIIAVSETYDIVVTIPNDGVAYEFLATTEDRTQSASYFVGNGIKQLISPLPRLKYFEGMKMMNDMMKMNGDLDDMGMKMSLNQMDMNVVMYPEITGDAKQKQDHSQHNMRMDNDPNRYNANALGEIKTLNYAMLQSPSNTELPKDAPVKELKFTLTGNMNRYVWSMDNKILSEVDKIPVKKGEILRITIYNNSMMRHPMHLHGFDFRVINGKGEKSPLKNVLDIMPMETDTIEFLANEEGDWFFHCHILYHMMSGMNRVFAVDDYQNPNLPDKKQAYNMLQRESNMPHFMVQNDFATNGNDGDAMLQNARWSLGTEWRLGYNDMHGYEVETHLGRYIGKMQWFMPFIGFDWRYRKMGMDEHETNLFGQKNEKDTRRAFSLGFMYTLPMLVNLQAEVYHDGIVRLSLMREDIPITKRLRAGFMVNTDMEYMTELKYIINKNVGIRTHYDSDMGFGVGLSINY
- a CDS encoding efflux RND transporter periplasmic adaptor subunit; protein product: MNRLMLIICTALLLNSCTGKKEEEQKEDVAVKTENNMVTLTDAQYKNAGIEVGTIGNQNISSKLKVNGKIDVPPQNKVSVSVPLGGYLKYTRLLPGMQVSKGQVIAVIEDPQYIQIQQDYLVAKAQYSYNNSEYNRQKQLNVSKATSDKVYEQTRSNYQMQNVLVKALEQKLRLIGINPNGLTANNITKSINIYSPINGFVSAVNVNIGKYVNPTEVLFELVNPTDIHLALDVYEKDIDQLSVGQTVLAYTNTDPDKKYSTKIILISKNVSTDNTVEVHCHFDNYDKGLIPGMYMNADIETEASNASALPNDAIVRFENKYYIFEVKGKNRFEMREVKTGTSENNYTEILQKDLGGKRFVTKGAYNLLMALKNTED
- a CDS encoding MFS transporter; this encodes MENKDKRTFVQKLTEPFMALKNKTFAKLYMAQTISLIGDAFTWVGLALLAYQFGKERSAIILASALTLRVTAFIIFSPFAGVLADRISRKKILYVTHFIRMGIVCCPPFITQEWQIYVLVFFLNVFNAFFTPTYRTVIPQVVDGKYYREAVGLSTATYQLLGILGPALAGVVATWLGARDIFIVDGITFIIAAVFILSIPASALQKGVTGGSENSNTWGNVWKGIRLLFGNKILRFALSIEFVSSLAGAMILVNTIGYVKSSLLLEDKYYGWVMAGFGVGASISAFIAGSFDRSKTRALSLIAGVFLLGLAVSFANWTSFNVLIVLWIFAGLGQSLAEMPSETLIAENISHENQGKVYGSHFAFSHLWWAIAYPIAGFLGANFPQKEFLYGGILTIVFAIIAIVVFKPSFKINSKSNNSL